In Perca fluviatilis chromosome 18, GENO_Pfluv_1.0, whole genome shotgun sequence, one genomic interval encodes:
- the LOC120546889 gene encoding uncharacterized protein LOC120546889 isoform X2, with protein MQTSHSKCSVTVTFPISNLKLKSKYQELFKCEVTDGYTKKMHLFPFIPQSSGEDATTSTTMRTIENGRKSRITSTTPAVSVTSSSPQVWWPYLIAVMGLLALVIITVAVIRRKMTKGEKRRMDDNTGQSLNSAVTQPGPETSQDTADPEDGVSYASISYTKKTNSRAQVRVRNDDDDDDEGDSVTYSSVKASSSPAGASADPSTLYAAVIRANK; from the exons ATGCAGACTTCACACTCTAAGTGCTCAGTTACTGTGACATTTCCTATTTCTAATCTCAAGCTGAAGTCAAAGTATCAAGAGTTGTTCAAGTGTGAAGTGACAGATGGTTACACTAAAAAAATGCATCTGTTTCCCTTCATCCCTCAGTCCTCAG GGGAGGATGCAACAACATCAACCACGATGAGAACAATTGAAAACGGCAGAAAATCCAGAATCACCTCAACAACGCCTGCTGTCAGTGTTACTTCATCATCACCACAAG TGTGGTGGCCGTACCTCATTGCGGTCATGGGTTTACTGGCTCTCGTAATCATCACTGTGGCTGTCATCAGACGGAAGATGACTAAAG GGGAGAAACGACGGATGGATGACAACACG GGACAGAGCTTAAACTCGGCGGTGACTCAGCCCGGTCCAGAAACCAGTCAGGACACG GCTGATCCTGAAGATGGTGTTTCCTACGCCTCCATCAGCTACACCAAGAAGACCAACAGCAGAGCCCAG GTACGGGTtagaaatgatgatgatgatgatgatgaaggtgATTCAGTGACCTACAGCTCTGTGAAAgcttcctcctctcctgccGGAGCCTCTGCTGATCCCAGCACCCTCTACGCCGCCGTTATCAGAGCAAACAAATAA
- the LOC120546898 gene encoding uncharacterized protein LOC120546898: MVEFRWIKVFLFLIKMLQFTAVNVQSSPSFVVRVGDEVTLPCENGRHDQDKCNGTYWIFSDSGSTLSLLLVDRGKIVENAKAKSDRLSVTEKCSLVVKKVTEEDVGRYTCRQLESEREDAHVFLSVIHMTEQKDADEVMLHCSVSTDDHCRHTVEWLYEGKDGDIRYTDMQKSHSECSVNLTFPTTPLKLKPKYHKLFKCEVTDAETKKVKLFPFSPRSLGAKPGAQTASATTSLLLTIESESNKTEPDISDTSTTTQGWLRFIIVSVGLTVLIITVVVVYIWTRAKGNKSQMDGNDERHDEDEGTVTYENVGEPSVSIRLH; encoded by the exons ATGGTTGAATTCAGATGgattaaagtgtttttatttctaatAAAGATGCTTCAGTTTACAG CAGTGAATGTACAATCTTCCCCCAGCTTTGTTGTCAGAGTTGGAGATGAAGTCACTTTGCCTTGTGAAAATGGGAGACATGATCAGGACAAATGTAACGGTACTTACTGGATCTTCAGTGATTCAGGAAGCACGTTATCATTACTGCTGGTGGACCGTGGGAAGATTGTTGAAAACGCCAAAGCTAAGTCAGACAGACTGAGTGTTACGGAGAAATGTTCTCTGGTTGTAAAGAAGGTCACAGAGGAGGATGTCGGCCGTTACACCTGCAGACAGTTGGAATCAGAACGTGAAGATGCTCACGTTTTCCTGTCTGTTATCCACA TGACTGAACAGAAGGACGCTGATGAGGTGATGTTACACTGCTCTGTGTCGACAGATGATCATTGTAGACACACAGTGGAGTGGCTGTATGAGGGGAAAGATGGAGATATAAGATACACAGATATGCAGAAATCACACTCTGAGTGCTCTGTTAATTTGACATTTCCGACAACTCCTCTCAAACTGAAGCCAAAGTATCATAAATTGTTCAAGTGTGAAGTGACAGATGCTGAGACTAAAAAAGTGAAGCTGTTTCCTTTCAGCCCTCGGTCCTTGGGTGCGAAACCAG GTGCACAGACAGCATCTGCAACAACTTCATTACTATTAACAATTGAAAGTGAGAGCAACAAAACAGAGCCTGATATCAGTGATacttcaacaacaacacaag GTTGGTTGAGGTTCATCATTGTGTCTGTGGGTTTAACAGTACTCATAATAACTGTTGTGGTGGTCTATATATGGACAAGAGCCAAAG gcAACAAAAGCCAGATGGATGGCAATGAT GAGCGTcatgatgaagatgaaggtACAGTGACCTATGAAAACGTTGGAGAACCTTCTGTTTCTATCAGACTCCACTGA
- the LOC120546889 gene encoding uncharacterized protein LOC120546889 isoform X1, giving the protein MQTSHSKCSVTVTFPISNLKLKSKYQELFKCEVTDGYTKKMHLFPFIPQSSGKKPGEDATTSTTMRTIENGRKSRITSTTPAVSVTSSSPQVWWPYLIAVMGLLALVIITVAVIRRKMTKGEKRRMDDNTGQSLNSAVTQPGPETSQDTADPEDGVSYASISYTKKTNSRAQVRVRNDDDDDDEGDSVTYSSVKASSSPAGASADPSTLYAAVIRANK; this is encoded by the exons ATGCAGACTTCACACTCTAAGTGCTCAGTTACTGTGACATTTCCTATTTCTAATCTCAAGCTGAAGTCAAAGTATCAAGAGTTGTTCAAGTGTGAAGTGACAGATGGTTACACTAAAAAAATGCATCTGTTTCCCTTCATCCCTCAGTCCTCAGGTAAGAAACCAG GGGAGGATGCAACAACATCAACCACGATGAGAACAATTGAAAACGGCAGAAAATCCAGAATCACCTCAACAACGCCTGCTGTCAGTGTTACTTCATCATCACCACAAG TGTGGTGGCCGTACCTCATTGCGGTCATGGGTTTACTGGCTCTCGTAATCATCACTGTGGCTGTCATCAGACGGAAGATGACTAAAG GGGAGAAACGACGGATGGATGACAACACG GGACAGAGCTTAAACTCGGCGGTGACTCAGCCCGGTCCAGAAACCAGTCAGGACACG GCTGATCCTGAAGATGGTGTTTCCTACGCCTCCATCAGCTACACCAAGAAGACCAACAGCAGAGCCCAG GTACGGGTtagaaatgatgatgatgatgatgatgaaggtgATTCAGTGACCTACAGCTCTGTGAAAgcttcctcctctcctgccGGAGCCTCTGCTGATCCCAGCACCCTCTACGCCGCCGTTATCAGAGCAAACAAATAA